One Cucumis melo cultivar AY chromosome 8, USDA_Cmelo_AY_1.0, whole genome shotgun sequence genomic window, CGATCAACAAAGAAACCTTCAGCAGACTCATCCCAGTCACTAGTGTTGAAAACGCTCGAACCACGAGATGGATGCACATTATGATCAATATCAGGCACATGACTACCTTAAAAGAGTCTGTAGCTAAGGGATAAAGTTTTAGGTCAGGTTCAGGAGTATCAGCTACAGTGAGCACAACTCCATTGAGGTGTACTAACAGATTTGAGAAGAGTCATGGAAAAGCAATGAGAATCTTACCCCCAAATGAACCAACGTGTCGTAACAGCTAATTGTAAATGAATGCACCTGTATTCACCTTATTATCATTCCAGATTCGATATAGAAATGTTCCTAAGGCAGCAGATACACTGGAGGCATGAGAGGAAGGGAACCAATTAGCAATACTAATCTTATGCAAAATGACATATTTCATGCTAAGAGTGACTGCAGGAATTCCATTTTTACAGGCCAAGTGGACAATGTCCCATCAGATAAGACAGAAGCTAGAACATCAGTGGAAGGAGACGATGGAGAACAGTCAACATCAATAACATTCCCTAAAAACCCGTTAATCACAATAGGAGAAATCACAAATTTGAACCCCCGAATATGAACCGTCTGATAATCTAGGCTACTTGGATCATTAAAATCATTAGGCAAATTAACTATAAACTTCCTAATAAGCTGGGGATAAAATGGACCGACATTCGAAATAGTTTTTGTTAAACCAACCCTTCCAATAAGGTCCATAATACTCATACAAGATTGATGTTTGTCAGAAACATTTACCTCATCTGCTATCCCTTGCAGCACCACAAACTTCCAACATTGGACACTCTCTTCATGATGAAAGGATATTCCATCAATGAGGACAAAAGGAATATTTGGAGGAATCTTCTTCCTACCAGTTTTAGTAGTTATATTACACCTCTTTTGTTGAAATTTCCTTTCTGCTAGCTTAGATGCAGTGGGGATATCAGCAGAAGTAGAAGGAACGGCAGGATTTTCATTATCATTTGGAGGAACTTCTTCAATTCAAATATCAGGGTGTTGAGGTTCCACCTCATCCTGTTCTCGTTGATCATTCGATTGACGCACTGGTACAGCAGAAATATCACCAGGAACATCATTGGGAACAGATTCATGAGCATCAACAGTAGCAAATGGAGGTGGCGATGCAGGAGGGGAATGAGCTGACGGCCCCGATTGAACGTCAGATGCTAGGGGAATACTAGGAGTAGCAATAAATACTCCTTCTGTTGACGAACTTTCCTGTGAATGAATAGAATTAGGGGGATCAACAGGAAGTTTATCTGAAACATATGGAATCAAGGTCCTCTTCAACAATCGAGCTAGAGGTACATCATCCGGGTCATTCGAATCCAAATCTTACACAGTAGTCACAAGAACTCGAGGTGCATGTGCGATAGAAGAAGCAGGAACAGAAGACTCACCTACCACAGGTACAGACTCAGACAACACAGATTCATACAACTTACTTGAGGCCTCTTCCTGTGATTTTTCAGATGGTAGTCGATACGACCTTCGTGGTGGAGTACTTTTGAACCTCCGTTCTCTCACCTTCACCTGTCGTACAGGAGGCGACAAAATTGTAACCTCAGGTTCATCTTCAGATGGCTGCGTCATTTAGGAACCCTTGCAAGAATTTACCATAGTGAACAATTATCAAAACAAAATGAACTGTTGTAACAGCAAGGATGAAGGGATGAACAGGTTAATGGCCGTTTAAATAATCactagaaaaaaaaacctattaTATCAGGGGAGACTCTCCATTTGAGTTCTACCTCTAGAGTATCCTTTATCACCCAGATAGATTGTTAAGCGCTCATACCAAGCTCGAGGAGCTTGCTTTAACCCATACAAAGCTTTATTGAGCTTGTAAACATGCTgaggaaattcagaatcaacAAACCCTTTTGGTTAAGCTACAAAGACTTCCTCATTCAAGTAACCATTTAAAAAGGCGCTtttgacatccatttgatataatttaaatttgcaGATATACGATATTCCGAGCAGGAGGTGAATAGTTTCAAGTTTTGTAACAGGTGCGAAAGTTTCATCAAAGTTAATACCTTCTACTTGAGCATAACCTTGAGCCACCAAACGAGCTTTGTTCTTTGTTACATACTCTGAttcatcaattttatttttaaaaatctacTTATTTCCTATAACATTCACCCTGTCAGGCTTAGGAACCAAGGTCCACAAATTGTTACGCTTAAATTGAAGTAATTCTTTATTCATGTCGTTTATCCAGTATTCATCCTTGAGAGCACTTTCAACAGATGTGGGTTCTATTGTGTTGAAGTGtagtttgtctaaaagaatatcttttaaattaaaagagaagatatatttaagagaagataaccaatgaatatttgattctcaTATATTTATGGAATTCCTCTATTTATCTCCAAGATATAAAATAAGTTCCTCTTCTTTAGGGATCTTATATTTTTAGAAGATACAAGTTGGTTATATATGTTCTCTGAAGAGGATTGAAATGTGCGTGAAAAGATAGAAGAAAAAAAGCTTGGGTGCTGATTACGAAGACTAATCTTCCGATTGGTGATTGAAGCGGCTGCGGCTGAAACGAAAGGTAGTTTATAACTTCCAGAGCAACATGACTACCTAAAGTAGAGTTTTGAGGATGAGTAATATACAGAATGAGACTATGGTTAGTTTGATTAATGACTGAGTCATGCatacattcagggggagcctgaccTTCAGACGCTGTCGACGGGAGTCTTCTTTATTCTAGgaggagcctggagtctgatgttaattcacaagtcatatagttatagtattTAGATGTATACTtaagctatattgatgttttgatatttatggtgactattaataaaattcCTCATCTGAGTtgtgcgcagctccccagacgtaggcattattggtcgaactgggttaccaaagtctcatgtgttattctcttctactTTCTCACTAGTTATTATGTATATTATTAGTTGCAGCCGTAACTGAAAGGTCCTTGATTatcttttactgtttttcaTATTACTGAGATATAACATAAATCAACAATCATTTTTGTGTAATCTACTTTCTCTTTCCTTCTGGTAGTGATTTTAGCTGAAGGATCACCTATTATGGAATTTGGGGGATGATTCTTTTTCACATGTGCAGACGGGACAAGTACAATTTCATCATTCATAACTTCATCAGttattatttttgaatttaTCTTCGTACTGTCTGGCTGACGATCATCTTTAGGTATTTCCTTAAGAAGGGTAGAAGTAACATCAGGTATAATAGAAGTCTCATCATCCTCAATATTAAATTGGTTGACATTAGATTCAAAATCATTTACCACAACATTGATTGTTTCCATAACTTTTCTTGATTTAATATTAAAGACTT contains:
- the LOC127150565 gene encoding uncharacterized protein LOC127150565, with protein sequence MTQPSEDEPEVTILSPPVRQVKVRERRFKSTPPRRSYRLPSEKSQEEASSKLYESVLSESVPVVDLDSNDPDDVPLARLLKRTLIPYVSDKLPVDPPNSIHSQESSSTEGVFIATPSIPLASDVQSGPSAHSPPASPPPFATVDAHESVPNDVPEVPPNDNENPAVPSTSADIPTASKLAERKFQQKRCNITTKTGRKKIPPNIPFVLIDGISFHHEESVQCWKFVVLQGIADEVNVSDKHQSCMSIMDLIGRVGLTKTISNVGPFYPQLIRKFIVNLPNDFNDPSSLDYQTVHIRGFKFVISPIVINGFLGNVIDVDCSPSSPSTDVLASVLSDGTLSTWPVKMEFLQSLLA